The DNA sequence GCGAGTAGAAAACTATTGTGCCGTGCGATATCAGACTACCGTCGTAGATATATGTGCGTGAGTCAGTGCGTGTATGAATTACATCTACAGTTATCGCGGTTCTTAGATAATGATATGTGGACAGTGCTGGACGCCATGACACACAGCCGGGCTGAGAACATAGGTACGCAGACAGCAAAACGGCAAGAACACAAATTGACGAACCTAATTAAACACATCTACCCGCATAAGTCGCTCAAGGTCGCGACAAAAAGTACTGAAGCAGTGACGGTCGTCAATTTGTCATCCAAAGAATTGTCCGAGGACACTGTGTCTGTGTTATCCCGTGGACTCAACTTTGCACCAACACCGCGCAGAATACCCGTTGAggatattattacaaatattgaaaataccatcttcagaaataaaatacctcACGGAGATGCTGATTGCCTGCGCCAGGATGTGTCTACGTTATTGCGTAAGTCTCCCCTGCCTAAGAGCAATATTACCCTCAAGGAGGTTAGTGCCCTGCGGGAGTTGCGCAATGATGAGTCATTGTTAGTGCTACCAGCCGACAAAGGTAACGCCACTGTAGTCGTCGACACCGAAGCGTACGAACACAAGATAACGCAAATGGTGGGCGACACAagtgtttattgtaaagttaGTTACAATCCTACATCCCGAGTCACGACAAAGGTAAACAAACTTCTCCACATCATCGGTGACAAGGAGCTGGTAGCACAACTACGTCCACTCAATCCGACACCACCCAAAatttatggtttgccaaaaatacataaatcaaattgGCCCCTACGACCTATAGTTAGCCAGATAGACGCACCGACCTACAAACTGTCGCGTCACCTGGCTACACTATTACAGCCACACACCGGAAAAACGAGTAGCTACGTGAGAGACTCCCGTCATTTTGTTGAGTTGCTAGAGGGTATACAGCTGCAGGACACAGATATAATGGttagttttgacattacgtCGCTGTTTACCAACGTACCAGTAGATGAGGTCATACAAATAATCACAACCCTTTTAGGCGGAACTACACTACCTACTGGCTACGTTGAGAGTATCACGTATTGTCTCAAAAGTGGATATTTCCTGTGGCGAGGGGACTTTTACCTCCAAATTGACGGAGTGGCTATGGGCTCACCACTGGCGCCCGTTGTGGCTAACATTTTTATGGAGTGGTTCGAGGAAAAAGCACTAGAGTCTGCAAACGTGAAACCGCGATACTGGTGGCGATATGTAGACGATATTTTTGCTGTCGTCGCCCGGGACTCATTGAAGGACCTGACGTCACACCTAAATCGGGTGCACGCGAAGATAGAGGTCACCATAGAGGaggaaaaagaaggaaagttACCGTTCCTGGACGTACTGGTCATTCGAGAGCCGAACGGACGGGTGACTCATACCGTATACCGGAAGCCAACGCACACAGACCGGTACCTACGGGCCGACTCTCATCACCACCCctcacacctatcttcggtgcctcgtacgctgctgaaccgagcactcGCTCTATGCGACCATGATTACGTCAATGCGGAACTGAGGCATGTacgtgacgtattagagcgcaacggATATCAGTGGCGCAAGTGTAGACGTCTCCTGGGATCTGCGGGTGAAGCTCGtaagcgtccggcggaggctgagcggactcctgcgtacttaccgtacgtgcagggtgtcacagacaagatgggtcgcttgttacgccggagatatagcatcaagacgatctatcggccgcccggacaactgcgacagatgatccgctctcccaaggacaaggatcctttagacttcccgggagtatacaaaataccgtgcgattgcggcctgagctacattggggaaacccggcgtaatgtagcaaccagactgggcgaacacatacgcagcatgaagaacatggacaccgacaagtcggcagtggcagaacatgtgtgtaatgcggggacgcGACGGCACACTTCATA is a window from the Trichoplusia ni isolate ovarian cell line Hi5 chromosome 3, tn1, whole genome shotgun sequence genome containing:
- the LOC113508689 gene encoding uncharacterized protein LOC113508689, translated to MWTVLDAMTHSRAENIGTQTAKRQEHKLTNLIKHIYPHKSLKVATKSTEAVTVVNLSSKELSEDTVSVLSRGLNFAPTPRRIPVEDIITNIENTIFRNKIPHGDADCLRQDVSTLLRKSPLPKSNITLKEVSALRELRNDESLLVLPADKGNATVVVDTEAYEHKITQMVGDTSVYCKVSYNPTSRVTTKVNKLLHIIGDKELVAQLRPLNPTPPKIYGLPKIHKSNWPLRPIVSQIDAPTYKLSRHLATLLQPHTGKTSSYVRDSRHFVELLEGIQLQDTDIMVSFDITSLFTNVPVDEVIQIITTLLGGTTLPTGYVESITYCLKSGYFLWRGDFYLQIDGVAMGSPLAPVVANIFMEWFEEKALESANVKPRYWWRYVDDIFAVVARDSLKDLTSHLNRVHAKIEVTIEEEKEGKLPFLDVLVIREPNGRVTHTVYRKPTHTDRYLRADSHHHPSHLSSVPRTLLNRALALCDHDYVNAELRWLAWQSWRYGRDGAARPAVPHPLGTTLPAQVRLATILWLKQS